The following are from one region of the Megachile rotundata isolate GNS110a chromosome 15, iyMegRotu1, whole genome shotgun sequence genome:
- the LOC100882735 gene encoding sorting nexin-4 isoform X1 — translation MEEVFQNGNYQREANANMTTTETQKENNIITTEDTINYYTENDSLLDHMEISITEAEKRANGVLNLREFYTVYLIETKAKGVITEVSFLWRRYTEFELLRAYLEVSYPYIVLPPLPEKKVLYAWQKVTTDTFDPDFVDRRRAGLENFLLRVASHPVLSRDVHFMGFLQQKDGWRESIKETGYLQLAESKLKALSVAVRLRKPDKRFETIKNYGIELQNNLCNLLRVRARLVEKQYSLYKLHANYGRVFSEWSAIEREMGDGLQVLRFEKSGHYLDSLAATIDTTLEEEELIADQLKEWLFGASALQAVVKRREALQLAKDEAHDALTAALEQKEKVMQGRIVPGKSGLMSRLFGSVDTEEVRELKVLQLEQRIAQQEEAVKRVDEDLKSFSAKAVMDIERFQHQKVVDLKDILADYCILQFKLVRKGLQAWQHIKGCLESMP, via the exons ATGGAAGAAGTGTTCCAGAACGGGAATTATCAAAGGGAGGCAAATGCGAACATGACCACCACAGAAACGCAGAAAGAG AACAATATTATTACTACTGAAGATACAATAAATTACTATACCGAAAAT GATTCATTACTTGATCACATGGAGATCTCAATAACTGAGGCTGAAAAACGAGCAAATGGAGTATTAAATTTAAGAGAATTTTATACAGTCTACCTCATTGAGACTAA AGCTAAAGGTGTAATCACTGAAGTGAGCTTTCTGTGGCGCCGGTATACAGAATTTGAACTGCTTCGAGCTTATTTAGAGGTTTCTTATCCATACATAGTACTGCCTCCTTTACCagaaaaaaaagttttatatgcgTGGCAAAAAGTAACAACAGACACATTTGATCCAGACTTTGTTGATAGGCGTAGAGCAGGTCTTGAG aacTTCCTCTTGAGGGTAGCATCCCATCCTGTATTATCTCGTGATGTGCATTTTATGGGATTTTTACAACAGAAGGATGGCTGGAGAGAAAGTATTAAAGAGACTG GATACCTGCAATTAGCAGAATCAAAATTAAAAGCACTCAGCGTAGCGGTACGATTAAGGAAACCAGACAAACGTTTTGAAACAAtcaaaaattatggaattgaactTCAG aataatttatgtaatcttCTTCGGGTACGCGCACGGCTCGTAGAAAAACAATATAGCTTGTACAAATTACACGCTAATTATGGTCGTGTGTTTAGCGAATGGAGTGCCATAGAAAGGGAAATGGGTGACGGACTACAGGTACTTAGGTTTGAA AAATCGGGTCATTATCTGGATTCGTTAGCAGCGACAATAGACACAACGCTTGAAGAAGAGGAATTAATAGCAGACCAATTAAAAGAATGGCTCTTTGGGGCTTCTGCGTTACAAGCAGTTGTCAAACGAAGGGAAGCTTTACAACTAGCCAAGGATGAAGCTCATGATGCTTTAACTGCAGCACTTGAACAGAAGGAAAAGGTTATGCAAG GAAGAATTGTTCCAGGTAAATCGGGTTTAATGTCGCGATTATTTGGTTCCGTGGATACGGAAGAAGTCCGCGAATTAAAAGTTTTACAGTTGGAACAGCGAATTGCACAGCAAGAAGAAGCTGTAAAACGTGTGGATGAAGATTTGAA GTCTTTCTCTGCAAAAGCAGTGATGGATATTGAAAGATTCCAACACCAAAAAGTGGTGGATTTAAAAGATATTTTGGCGGACTACTGTATCCTGCAATTTAAACTTGTTCGAAAG GGATTACAAGCTTGGCAGCATATTAAAGGTTGTCTTGAAAGTATgccataa
- the LOC100882735 gene encoding sorting nexin-4 isoform X5: protein MEEVFQNGNYQREANANMTTTETQKEDSLLDHMEISITEAEKRANGVLNLREFYTVYLIETKAKGVITEVSFLWRRYTEFELLRAYLEVSYPYIVLPPLPEKKVLYAWQKVTTDTFDPDFVDRRRAGLENFLLRVASHPVLSRDVHFMGFLQQKDGWRESIKETGYLQLAESKLKALSVAVRLRKPDKRFETIKNYGIELQNNLCNLLRVRARLVEKQYSLYKLHANYGRVFSEWSAIEREMGDGLQVLRFEKSGHYLDSLAATIDTTLEEEELIADQLKEWLFGASALQAVVKRREALQLAKDEAHDALTAALEQKEKVMQGRIVPGKSGLMSRLFGSVDTEEVRELKVLQLEQRIAQQEEAVKRVDEDLKSFSAKAVMDIERFQHQKVVDLKDILADYCILQFKLVRKGLQAWQHIKGCLESMP from the exons ATGGAAGAAGTGTTCCAGAACGGGAATTATCAAAGGGAGGCAAATGCGAACATGACCACCACAGAAACGCAGAAAGAG GATTCATTACTTGATCACATGGAGATCTCAATAACTGAGGCTGAAAAACGAGCAAATGGAGTATTAAATTTAAGAGAATTTTATACAGTCTACCTCATTGAGACTAA AGCTAAAGGTGTAATCACTGAAGTGAGCTTTCTGTGGCGCCGGTATACAGAATTTGAACTGCTTCGAGCTTATTTAGAGGTTTCTTATCCATACATAGTACTGCCTCCTTTACCagaaaaaaaagttttatatgcgTGGCAAAAAGTAACAACAGACACATTTGATCCAGACTTTGTTGATAGGCGTAGAGCAGGTCTTGAG aacTTCCTCTTGAGGGTAGCATCCCATCCTGTATTATCTCGTGATGTGCATTTTATGGGATTTTTACAACAGAAGGATGGCTGGAGAGAAAGTATTAAAGAGACTG GATACCTGCAATTAGCAGAATCAAAATTAAAAGCACTCAGCGTAGCGGTACGATTAAGGAAACCAGACAAACGTTTTGAAACAAtcaaaaattatggaattgaactTCAG aataatttatgtaatcttCTTCGGGTACGCGCACGGCTCGTAGAAAAACAATATAGCTTGTACAAATTACACGCTAATTATGGTCGTGTGTTTAGCGAATGGAGTGCCATAGAAAGGGAAATGGGTGACGGACTACAGGTACTTAGGTTTGAA AAATCGGGTCATTATCTGGATTCGTTAGCAGCGACAATAGACACAACGCTTGAAGAAGAGGAATTAATAGCAGACCAATTAAAAGAATGGCTCTTTGGGGCTTCTGCGTTACAAGCAGTTGTCAAACGAAGGGAAGCTTTACAACTAGCCAAGGATGAAGCTCATGATGCTTTAACTGCAGCACTTGAACAGAAGGAAAAGGTTATGCAAG GAAGAATTGTTCCAGGTAAATCGGGTTTAATGTCGCGATTATTTGGTTCCGTGGATACGGAAGAAGTCCGCGAATTAAAAGTTTTACAGTTGGAACAGCGAATTGCACAGCAAGAAGAAGCTGTAAAACGTGTGGATGAAGATTTGAA GTCTTTCTCTGCAAAAGCAGTGATGGATATTGAAAGATTCCAACACCAAAAAGTGGTGGATTTAAAAGATATTTTGGCGGACTACTGTATCCTGCAATTTAAACTTGTTCGAAAG GGATTACAAGCTTGGCAGCATATTAAAGGTTGTCTTGAAAGTATgccataa
- the LOC100882735 gene encoding sorting nexin-4 isoform X4 → MEEVFQNGNYQREANANMTTTETQKENNIITTEDTINYYTENDSLLDHMEISITEAEKRANGVLNLREFYTVYLIETKAKGVITEVSFLWRRYTEFELLRAYLEVSYPYIVLPPLPEKKVLYAWQKVTTDTFDPDFVDRRRAGLENFLLRVASHPVLSRDVHFMGFLQQKDGWRESIKETGYLQLAESKLKALSVAVRLRKPDKRFETIKNYGIELQNNLCNLLRVRARLVEKQYSLYKLHANYGRVFSEWSAIEREMGDGLQKSGHYLDSLAATIDTTLEEEELIADQLKEWLFGASALQAVVKRREALQLAKDEAHDALTAALEQKEKVMQGKSGLMSRLFGSVDTEEVRELKVLQLEQRIAQQEEAVKRVDEDLKSFSAKAVMDIERFQHQKVVDLKDILADYCILQFKLVRKGLQAWQHIKGCLESMP, encoded by the exons ATGGAAGAAGTGTTCCAGAACGGGAATTATCAAAGGGAGGCAAATGCGAACATGACCACCACAGAAACGCAGAAAGAG AACAATATTATTACTACTGAAGATACAATAAATTACTATACCGAAAAT GATTCATTACTTGATCACATGGAGATCTCAATAACTGAGGCTGAAAAACGAGCAAATGGAGTATTAAATTTAAGAGAATTTTATACAGTCTACCTCATTGAGACTAA AGCTAAAGGTGTAATCACTGAAGTGAGCTTTCTGTGGCGCCGGTATACAGAATTTGAACTGCTTCGAGCTTATTTAGAGGTTTCTTATCCATACATAGTACTGCCTCCTTTACCagaaaaaaaagttttatatgcgTGGCAAAAAGTAACAACAGACACATTTGATCCAGACTTTGTTGATAGGCGTAGAGCAGGTCTTGAG aacTTCCTCTTGAGGGTAGCATCCCATCCTGTATTATCTCGTGATGTGCATTTTATGGGATTTTTACAACAGAAGGATGGCTGGAGAGAAAGTATTAAAGAGACTG GATACCTGCAATTAGCAGAATCAAAATTAAAAGCACTCAGCGTAGCGGTACGATTAAGGAAACCAGACAAACGTTTTGAAACAAtcaaaaattatggaattgaactTCAG aataatttatgtaatcttCTTCGGGTACGCGCACGGCTCGTAGAAAAACAATATAGCTTGTACAAATTACACGCTAATTATGGTCGTGTGTTTAGCGAATGGAGTGCCATAGAAAGGGAAATGGGTGACGGACTACAG AAATCGGGTCATTATCTGGATTCGTTAGCAGCGACAATAGACACAACGCTTGAAGAAGAGGAATTAATAGCAGACCAATTAAAAGAATGGCTCTTTGGGGCTTCTGCGTTACAAGCAGTTGTCAAACGAAGGGAAGCTTTACAACTAGCCAAGGATGAAGCTCATGATGCTTTAACTGCAGCACTTGAACAGAAGGAAAAGGTTATGCAAG GTAAATCGGGTTTAATGTCGCGATTATTTGGTTCCGTGGATACGGAAGAAGTCCGCGAATTAAAAGTTTTACAGTTGGAACAGCGAATTGCACAGCAAGAAGAAGCTGTAAAACGTGTGGATGAAGATTTGAA GTCTTTCTCTGCAAAAGCAGTGATGGATATTGAAAGATTCCAACACCAAAAAGTGGTGGATTTAAAAGATATTTTGGCGGACTACTGTATCCTGCAATTTAAACTTGTTCGAAAG GGATTACAAGCTTGGCAGCATATTAAAGGTTGTCTTGAAAGTATgccataa
- the LOC100882735 gene encoding sorting nexin-4 isoform X2: protein MEEVFQNGNYQREANANMTTTETQKENNIITTEDTINYYTENDSLLDHMEISITEAEKRANGVLNLREFYTVYLIETKAKGVITEVSFLWRRYTEFELLRAYLEVSYPYIVLPPLPEKKVLYAWQKVTTDTFDPDFVDRRRAGLENFLLRVASHPVLSRDVHFMGFLQQKDGWRESIKETGYLQLAESKLKALSVAVRLRKPDKRFETIKNYGIELQNNLCNLLRVRARLVEKQYSLYKLHANYGRVFSEWSAIEREMGDGLQKSGHYLDSLAATIDTTLEEEELIADQLKEWLFGASALQAVVKRREALQLAKDEAHDALTAALEQKEKVMQGRIVPGKSGLMSRLFGSVDTEEVRELKVLQLEQRIAQQEEAVKRVDEDLKSFSAKAVMDIERFQHQKVVDLKDILADYCILQFKLVRKGLQAWQHIKGCLESMP from the exons ATGGAAGAAGTGTTCCAGAACGGGAATTATCAAAGGGAGGCAAATGCGAACATGACCACCACAGAAACGCAGAAAGAG AACAATATTATTACTACTGAAGATACAATAAATTACTATACCGAAAAT GATTCATTACTTGATCACATGGAGATCTCAATAACTGAGGCTGAAAAACGAGCAAATGGAGTATTAAATTTAAGAGAATTTTATACAGTCTACCTCATTGAGACTAA AGCTAAAGGTGTAATCACTGAAGTGAGCTTTCTGTGGCGCCGGTATACAGAATTTGAACTGCTTCGAGCTTATTTAGAGGTTTCTTATCCATACATAGTACTGCCTCCTTTACCagaaaaaaaagttttatatgcgTGGCAAAAAGTAACAACAGACACATTTGATCCAGACTTTGTTGATAGGCGTAGAGCAGGTCTTGAG aacTTCCTCTTGAGGGTAGCATCCCATCCTGTATTATCTCGTGATGTGCATTTTATGGGATTTTTACAACAGAAGGATGGCTGGAGAGAAAGTATTAAAGAGACTG GATACCTGCAATTAGCAGAATCAAAATTAAAAGCACTCAGCGTAGCGGTACGATTAAGGAAACCAGACAAACGTTTTGAAACAAtcaaaaattatggaattgaactTCAG aataatttatgtaatcttCTTCGGGTACGCGCACGGCTCGTAGAAAAACAATATAGCTTGTACAAATTACACGCTAATTATGGTCGTGTGTTTAGCGAATGGAGTGCCATAGAAAGGGAAATGGGTGACGGACTACAG AAATCGGGTCATTATCTGGATTCGTTAGCAGCGACAATAGACACAACGCTTGAAGAAGAGGAATTAATAGCAGACCAATTAAAAGAATGGCTCTTTGGGGCTTCTGCGTTACAAGCAGTTGTCAAACGAAGGGAAGCTTTACAACTAGCCAAGGATGAAGCTCATGATGCTTTAACTGCAGCACTTGAACAGAAGGAAAAGGTTATGCAAG GAAGAATTGTTCCAGGTAAATCGGGTTTAATGTCGCGATTATTTGGTTCCGTGGATACGGAAGAAGTCCGCGAATTAAAAGTTTTACAGTTGGAACAGCGAATTGCACAGCAAGAAGAAGCTGTAAAACGTGTGGATGAAGATTTGAA GTCTTTCTCTGCAAAAGCAGTGATGGATATTGAAAGATTCCAACACCAAAAAGTGGTGGATTTAAAAGATATTTTGGCGGACTACTGTATCCTGCAATTTAAACTTGTTCGAAAG GGATTACAAGCTTGGCAGCATATTAAAGGTTGTCTTGAAAGTATgccataa
- the LOC100882735 gene encoding sorting nexin-4 isoform X3 yields MEEVFQNGNYQREANANMTTTETQKENNIITTEDTINYYTENDSLLDHMEISITEAEKRANGVLNLREFYTVYLIETKAKGVITEVSFLWRRYTEFELLRAYLEVSYPYIVLPPLPEKKVLYAWQKVTTDTFDPDFVDRRRAGLENFLLRVASHPVLSRDVHFMGFLQQKDGWRESIKETGYLQLAESKLKALSVAVRLRKPDKRFETIKNYGIELQNNLCNLLRVRARLVEKQYSLYKLHANYGRVFSEWSAIEREMGDGLQVLRFEKSGHYLDSLAATIDTTLEEEELIADQLKEWLFGASALQAVVKRREALQLAKDEAHDALTAALEQKEKVMQGKSGLMSRLFGSVDTEEVRELKVLQLEQRIAQQEEAVKRVDEDLKSFSAKAVMDIERFQHQKVVDLKDILADYCILQFKLVRKGLQAWQHIKGCLESMP; encoded by the exons ATGGAAGAAGTGTTCCAGAACGGGAATTATCAAAGGGAGGCAAATGCGAACATGACCACCACAGAAACGCAGAAAGAG AACAATATTATTACTACTGAAGATACAATAAATTACTATACCGAAAAT GATTCATTACTTGATCACATGGAGATCTCAATAACTGAGGCTGAAAAACGAGCAAATGGAGTATTAAATTTAAGAGAATTTTATACAGTCTACCTCATTGAGACTAA AGCTAAAGGTGTAATCACTGAAGTGAGCTTTCTGTGGCGCCGGTATACAGAATTTGAACTGCTTCGAGCTTATTTAGAGGTTTCTTATCCATACATAGTACTGCCTCCTTTACCagaaaaaaaagttttatatgcgTGGCAAAAAGTAACAACAGACACATTTGATCCAGACTTTGTTGATAGGCGTAGAGCAGGTCTTGAG aacTTCCTCTTGAGGGTAGCATCCCATCCTGTATTATCTCGTGATGTGCATTTTATGGGATTTTTACAACAGAAGGATGGCTGGAGAGAAAGTATTAAAGAGACTG GATACCTGCAATTAGCAGAATCAAAATTAAAAGCACTCAGCGTAGCGGTACGATTAAGGAAACCAGACAAACGTTTTGAAACAAtcaaaaattatggaattgaactTCAG aataatttatgtaatcttCTTCGGGTACGCGCACGGCTCGTAGAAAAACAATATAGCTTGTACAAATTACACGCTAATTATGGTCGTGTGTTTAGCGAATGGAGTGCCATAGAAAGGGAAATGGGTGACGGACTACAGGTACTTAGGTTTGAA AAATCGGGTCATTATCTGGATTCGTTAGCAGCGACAATAGACACAACGCTTGAAGAAGAGGAATTAATAGCAGACCAATTAAAAGAATGGCTCTTTGGGGCTTCTGCGTTACAAGCAGTTGTCAAACGAAGGGAAGCTTTACAACTAGCCAAGGATGAAGCTCATGATGCTTTAACTGCAGCACTTGAACAGAAGGAAAAGGTTATGCAAG GTAAATCGGGTTTAATGTCGCGATTATTTGGTTCCGTGGATACGGAAGAAGTCCGCGAATTAAAAGTTTTACAGTTGGAACAGCGAATTGCACAGCAAGAAGAAGCTGTAAAACGTGTGGATGAAGATTTGAA GTCTTTCTCTGCAAAAGCAGTGATGGATATTGAAAGATTCCAACACCAAAAAGTGGTGGATTTAAAAGATATTTTGGCGGACTACTGTATCCTGCAATTTAAACTTGTTCGAAAG GGATTACAAGCTTGGCAGCATATTAAAGGTTGTCTTGAAAGTATgccataa
- the LOC100882735 gene encoding sorting nexin-4 isoform X6 — MEEVFQNGNYQREANANMTTTETQKEDSLLDHMEISITEAEKRANGVLNLREFYTVYLIETKAKGVITEVSFLWRRYTEFELLRAYLEVSYPYIVLPPLPEKKVLYAWQKVTTDTFDPDFVDRRRAGLENFLLRVASHPVLSRDVHFMGFLQQKDGWRESIKETGYLQLAESKLKALSVAVRLRKPDKRFETIKNYGIELQNNLCNLLRVRARLVEKQYSLYKLHANYGRVFSEWSAIEREMGDGLQKSGHYLDSLAATIDTTLEEEELIADQLKEWLFGASALQAVVKRREALQLAKDEAHDALTAALEQKEKVMQGKSGLMSRLFGSVDTEEVRELKVLQLEQRIAQQEEAVKRVDEDLKSFSAKAVMDIERFQHQKVVDLKDILADYCILQFKLVRKGLQAWQHIKGCLESMP, encoded by the exons ATGGAAGAAGTGTTCCAGAACGGGAATTATCAAAGGGAGGCAAATGCGAACATGACCACCACAGAAACGCAGAAAGAG GATTCATTACTTGATCACATGGAGATCTCAATAACTGAGGCTGAAAAACGAGCAAATGGAGTATTAAATTTAAGAGAATTTTATACAGTCTACCTCATTGAGACTAA AGCTAAAGGTGTAATCACTGAAGTGAGCTTTCTGTGGCGCCGGTATACAGAATTTGAACTGCTTCGAGCTTATTTAGAGGTTTCTTATCCATACATAGTACTGCCTCCTTTACCagaaaaaaaagttttatatgcgTGGCAAAAAGTAACAACAGACACATTTGATCCAGACTTTGTTGATAGGCGTAGAGCAGGTCTTGAG aacTTCCTCTTGAGGGTAGCATCCCATCCTGTATTATCTCGTGATGTGCATTTTATGGGATTTTTACAACAGAAGGATGGCTGGAGAGAAAGTATTAAAGAGACTG GATACCTGCAATTAGCAGAATCAAAATTAAAAGCACTCAGCGTAGCGGTACGATTAAGGAAACCAGACAAACGTTTTGAAACAAtcaaaaattatggaattgaactTCAG aataatttatgtaatcttCTTCGGGTACGCGCACGGCTCGTAGAAAAACAATATAGCTTGTACAAATTACACGCTAATTATGGTCGTGTGTTTAGCGAATGGAGTGCCATAGAAAGGGAAATGGGTGACGGACTACAG AAATCGGGTCATTATCTGGATTCGTTAGCAGCGACAATAGACACAACGCTTGAAGAAGAGGAATTAATAGCAGACCAATTAAAAGAATGGCTCTTTGGGGCTTCTGCGTTACAAGCAGTTGTCAAACGAAGGGAAGCTTTACAACTAGCCAAGGATGAAGCTCATGATGCTTTAACTGCAGCACTTGAACAGAAGGAAAAGGTTATGCAAG GTAAATCGGGTTTAATGTCGCGATTATTTGGTTCCGTGGATACGGAAGAAGTCCGCGAATTAAAAGTTTTACAGTTGGAACAGCGAATTGCACAGCAAGAAGAAGCTGTAAAACGTGTGGATGAAGATTTGAA GTCTTTCTCTGCAAAAGCAGTGATGGATATTGAAAGATTCCAACACCAAAAAGTGGTGGATTTAAAAGATATTTTGGCGGACTACTGTATCCTGCAATTTAAACTTGTTCGAAAG GGATTACAAGCTTGGCAGCATATTAAAGGTTGTCTTGAAAGTATgccataa